Proteins from a single region of Limosilactobacillus fermentum:
- a CDS encoding FAD-dependent oxidoreductase: protein MDKAKVIIVGASHGGHESAIELLDKYDNVDVTIYEMGDFVSFMSCGMQLYLEDQVTDVNDVRNFRPEDITSKGGNIFNNHQVTAIDVDQKQVTVKDLKEGTEEQVAYDKLILSSGVTPKNLPVPGTDLENVYLMRGYDWATKIKAALTDDSIKNVAVVGSGYIGIEAAEVFAKKGKHVTLFDFIDRPLGNYLNHEMTEIIDKTLTDNGVQVEMSQSITAFKGDGKVASVETKKGSYPADLVIQAAGVQPNTEWLKGVVDLTDRGFINVDGYLRTNVPDIFAVGDAILPLSIPAGKPSPIALATTARREAQYVVNHIFEKKPTQIFKGVVGSSALHVFDEHFASTGVNEFTAERSNVEIVNSHYVDHIRPAYVPESEGNVRVDVDITFDPHTHIVLGGAVLSTCDLTAQGNVLALAVEHRLTLEDLAEADFFFQPGYDRQWSLINLAAQHALGYARF, encoded by the coding sequence ATGGATAAAGCAAAAGTTATTATTGTTGGGGCATCACATGGCGGTCATGAATCGGCAATTGAGCTGTTGGATAAATACGATAACGTCGATGTTACGATTTATGAAATGGGTGATTTCGTATCGTTCATGTCCTGTGGGATGCAACTTTACTTAGAAGACCAAGTTACAGATGTTAATGACGTAAGGAATTTCCGACCAGAAGACATCACTTCCAAAGGCGGAAATATTTTTAATAACCATCAAGTTACAGCAATTGATGTTGACCAAAAACAGGTAACCGTTAAAGATTTAAAAGAAGGTACAGAAGAACAAGTTGCTTATGATAAATTGATTCTTAGTTCAGGAGTGACGCCTAAGAATTTGCCTGTCCCAGGTACAGACCTTGAAAATGTATATTTAATGCGAGGTTACGACTGGGCTACAAAGATTAAGGCAGCATTAACTGATGATAGTATTAAAAATGTTGCGGTGGTTGGTTCAGGATACATCGGGATTGAAGCAGCTGAAGTATTTGCTAAGAAAGGTAAACACGTCACTTTATTTGACTTCATCGATCGTCCCCTCGGCAATTATCTCAACCATGAAATGACTGAAATTATCGATAAAACGCTGACTGACAACGGCGTCCAAGTAGAAATGAGCCAGAGCATTACCGCATTTAAGGGCGACGGAAAAGTTGCCAGTGTGGAAACTAAGAAGGGTAGTTACCCTGCGGACCTTGTAATTCAAGCTGCCGGGGTACAACCTAATACAGAATGGCTCAAGGGCGTAGTGGACCTGACAGATCGCGGATTCATCAATGTGGATGGCTACTTGAGAACCAACGTGCCCGACATATTTGCAGTCGGAGATGCCATCTTACCACTATCTATCCCGGCTGGAAAACCATCTCCAATTGCTTTAGCTACAACTGCACGGCGTGAAGCTCAATACGTTGTAAACCATATTTTCGAGAAGAAACCAACCCAAATCTTTAAAGGCGTAGTTGGCTCATCAGCATTGCATGTATTTGACGAACACTTTGCTTCTACGGGTGTAAATGAATTTACTGCAGAACGTTCTAACGTTGAAATTGTTAATTCACACTATGTCGATCACATCCGTCCAGCATACGTTCCTGAGTCAGAGGGCAATGTTCGCGTGGATGTTGATATCACGTTTGACCCTCATACCCACATTGTTTTAGGCGGCGCAGTCCTTTCAACATGTGATTTAACTGCTCAAGGAAATGTTTTGGCATTAGCGGTAGAGCATCGTTTGACGCTTGAAGATTTAGCCGAAGCTGACTTCTTCTTCCAACCTGGTTACGACCGGCAATGGAGTTTAATTAATTTGGCTGCGCAACATGCTTTAGGTTATGCACGCTTCTAA
- a CDS encoding transposase codes for MTKHSYDKEFKEQAVQYYLDNKDHMTMNEISKNLGIGASTLHKWIKLFTETGEFGRGSGNFASDKDKERSKY; via the coding sequence ATGACGAAGCACAGTTATGACAAGGAATTTAAGGAACAGGCCGTTCAGTATTACTTAGATAACAAGGATCACATGACCATGAATGAAATAAGTAAGAATCTAGGTATTGGGGCTAGTACATTACATAAATGGATTAAGCTGTTTACTGAGACTGGGGAGTTTGGCCGTGGCTCTGGTAATTTTGCCAGCGATAAGGACAAGGAGCGATCGAAGTATTAA
- a CDS encoding IS3 family transposase, which produces MYQEMDVQHALESHPSINGMCDYVGISRSGYYQREKRHNHQSPRKLRKKFIQGEIKAIWLKSLCIYGAGKITQELRSKGYKIAERTVGKYMRELGIHAVYLTSWTTTTRNSKFDKQLINILDEQFNPLRPNAVWCIDTTYIPVHDGFVYLTSIMDLYSRRIIGWDLSETLEVSNVIPLIEKTKHSRHISKPLIMHSDRGSQFTSEAYNQVTANMTLSYSKKAYPWDNACIESFHALIKREWINRFKIHSYSEAKRLVFQYIETFYNTVRIHSHCGFKSPKQLEDEYQTQIQNLVVA; this is translated from the coding sequence GTGTACCAAGAAATGGACGTTCAGCACGCTTTGGAATCCCACCCTTCCATCAATGGTATGTGTGATTATGTTGGAATCTCAAGAAGTGGTTACTATCAACGAGAAAAGCGTCATAATCACCAATCACCGCGAAAGCTTCGGAAGAAGTTTATTCAAGGTGAAATTAAAGCAATTTGGCTCAAAAGCCTTTGTATTTACGGTGCCGGCAAAATCACCCAAGAACTTCGCTCAAAAGGATATAAGATCGCTGAACGAACTGTTGGTAAGTATATGCGTGAACTTGGCATTCACGCCGTTTACCTAACCTCTTGGACGACTACCACTCGCAATTCTAAGTTTGATAAACAGCTAATAAATATTTTAGACGAGCAGTTCAATCCATTGCGACCAAACGCCGTTTGGTGCATTGACACCACTTATATTCCAGTTCATGACGGATTCGTTTATTTAACCAGTATTATGGACTTGTACTCCCGACGGATCATTGGTTGGGACTTATCTGAAACCTTGGAGGTATCGAATGTCATCCCACTTATTGAAAAGACTAAGCACAGTCGCCATATTAGCAAGCCATTAATCATGCACAGTGATCGTGGTAGTCAGTTTACGTCTGAAGCTTACAATCAAGTTACAGCTAACATGACATTAAGCTATTCAAAGAAAGCTTATCCTTGGGATAATGCCTGCATTGAGTCGTTTCATGCCTTGATTAAGCGTGAATGGATAAATCGGTTTAAAATCCATTCATACTCCGAAGCTAAACGACTAGTTTTTCAGTACATTGAAACGTTTTACAACACAGTTAGAATTCACAGTCACTGTGGATTCAAATCACCAAAGCAACTTGAAGATGAGTATCAAACTCAAATTCAAAATTTAGTCGTGGCATAG